TCAAGCCTGGCGACGGCACCGGAGCCAAGACCCCCACCAGCGCCGAACGCTTCAAGGCCGAACGCACTGGCCGACCCGAAGCCCCCCGCGAGACGCTCCGCGAAGCCGTACGCCAAGCCCTCGCTGGCACCGCCACCGAAGAGGAGTTCTTCACCCGGCTACGCGAGGCGGGCCTGCGGGTCAAGGTGCGCCACGCCCCGTCCGGAGACGCCCTCGGCTACAACGTGGCCCTGCCCGGCGACCGCAACCGCCACGGCGAACCGGTCTGGTACCCGGGTTCCAAACTGGCCCCCGACCTCTCCCTCCCGAAGATCCGCCTCCGGCTGGCCAACGGCACTGCCGAGCAGGCCGCGCCTTCGGCGGCCGACGGGCGGTCGGACTGGTCCCCGCCCGCCCGCGAGCGACGCAGCGTCACCGGCATCGCCGAGCGTGCCGCCGACCTCCTCGACGACGGCGACGACAATGCCGCCACCCAGCTCGTGGGAGTCGGAGAACTCCTGGACGCGGTCGCCCAGACCTCCCCGGCCGCCACCCGCGCCGAGCTGGCTGCCGCAGCCCGAGCCTTCGAGCGGGCAACCCGCAGCCACGTCCGTGCAGAACGCGCCGACACCCGGGCACTGCGCTCGGCCGCCCGGGGCATCGTCCAGGCCGGCGGCGCGCTCGGCCGGGGTGAAGACGGCGGCACCACCGCCATGCTCCTCTCCACCCTGGTCCTGGTCACCCTCGCCGCCGCCCACTGGCACTCCGCCCGCGGCCACGCCCAGCAGGCCCACGCCTCCCGCCAGGCCGCCGCGCACCTGCGTACCGCCTACCAACAGGCCGCCGCCACGCCGATGCGCGTGCTGCATGACCAGGGCCGTGCGCTCCCCGAGGCCCAACGCCGGACACACGAGGCCACCCTCCATGCGGTTCTGCCGAAGCAGGGCGTACGAGCAGACGGCACGCCGACGAGGACCGACGCCTTGGTTGCCACCCTCGCCCAGGCCGAGCAGAAGGGCCACGACGCCGAGGCGCTCCTGCGGCAGGCCGCCGCCATGCGCGAACTCGACACAGCCGAGGACGTGAACGACGTCCTGGTGTGGCGTCTTCGCCGCCTCGCCCAGCTCCCCGCCCGCCCGGGCGAAGCTACGCGCCGCCCGCAGGCCGGCACCCGCCCGACCAAGACCCCGGCCAACCGCACCAGTGAACGCAACGCCCCCGGGGTGACGGTCCGCCCTGCCGTCCCCGACCCGCGCAGCCGCGCACCGCGCCGCTGATCAGTTCATCCGGAGGCCGATCACTGGCTGCTCGGACTCCATGAAACCTCCTGGACAGCCGGTTCCACCTGCTGTTAGGGATGAAAGCGGGACCCTCGACCGGGAGATGACGCTCGTGCCCAGAACCACCGACCGCACCACGGAGCCGGCACCCACGCTGCCCGTCCTTCCCACCGGCGCCGACCCCCTGCTGCAGCTCCAGTACGAGATGGAGTCGGCCGACGGGCCCGGCGCGACCCGCTGCGTCGGCCACCCACACGAGCTGTCCCTCGGCGGCATACCCGCGATGTGCTCGGCCTGCCGGGCCCGGCGCGACTGGCTGCTCATCAACCATGGCCGCAACGTCTGGATCCGCTGCCGGTGCGGCAACCAGTGGCTCGAGCCCGAGATCAGCCGCGCCGACTTCGACGCCCTGATCGGCGGCCCGAATGGGACGACCTATCCGAGCGTGGAGGAGGGCCTGGCTGCCCTCG
The nucleotide sequence above comes from Streptomyces sp. NBC_01116. Encoded proteins:
- a CDS encoding relaxase/mobilization nuclease domain-containing protein: MVPKIRRGSRTHGLLVYLYGPGRRDEHVDPHLVGSWDGFASDPGRDTSPDPDPKVTLARLAAALDLRVKQAGTKAPAEHVWHCSVRTDPGDRTLTDAEWNTVARRLVHAVNLAPEGDSDGCRWVAVRHADDHIHILATMVRGDLRRPRMNYDFKKAQAECRRIEKEMDLRRLKPGDGTGAKTPTSAERFKAERTGRPEAPRETLREAVRQALAGTATEEEFFTRLREAGLRVKVRHAPSGDALGYNVALPGDRNRHGEPVWYPGSKLAPDLSLPKIRLRLANGTAEQAAPSAADGRSDWSPPARERRSVTGIAERAADLLDDGDDNAATQLVGVGELLDAVAQTSPAATRAELAAAARAFERATRSHVRAERADTRALRSAARGIVQAGGALGRGEDGGTTAMLLSTLVLVTLAAAHWHSARGHAQQAHASRQAAAHLRTAYQQAAATPMRVLHDQGRALPEAQRRTHEATLHAVLPKQGVRADGTPTRTDALVATLAQAEQKGHDAEALLRQAAAMRELDTAEDVNDVLVWRLRRLAQLPARPGEATRRPQAGTRPTKTPANRTSERNAPGVTVRPAVPDPRSRAPRR